From a single Ochotona princeps isolate mOchPri1 chromosome 12, mOchPri1.hap1, whole genome shotgun sequence genomic region:
- the GPALPP1 gene encoding GPALPP motifs-containing protein 1 has protein sequence MARDLIGPALPPGFKASGLAEGEERDPSPVAGPALPPNYKSSSSDSSDSDEDSSSLSEEGNQESEDEDSGPTARKQGRYEDDDDDDDGFFGPALPPGFKKQDDSPPRPIIGPALPPGFIKSTQKRDRGRDGPRKPASSHLNSEETDNSDKEDIIGPMPAKGPVNYNISTEFEKRAQRMKEKLTRGDDDSSKPVTRESWMTELPAEMKDFGLGPRTFKRRAEDKSGDRSVWTDTPADRERKARETQEARKSFSKKDDKERELSGRDKRLAEQVSSYNESRRSESLMDIHHKKLKNKAAEDKNRSQERTPFDRDKDLKVNRFDEAQKKALIKKSRELNSRFSHGKGSMFL, from the exons TTGCAGGACCAGCTCTGCCCCCAAATTACAAAAGCAGTAGTTCAGATTCATCAGACAGCGATGAGGACAGCAGCTCTTTGTCTGAAGAAGGAAATCAAGAATCTGAGGATGAAGACTCTGGTCCAACTGCAAG AAAACAGGGGAGatatgaagatgatgatgatgatgatgatggattTTTTGGACCAGCCCTTCCTCCTGGATTTAAAAAGCAGGATGATTCTCCTCCAAG GCCCATCATAGGTCCTGCATTGCCACCTGGCTTCATTAAATCTAcccagaaaagagacagaggcagagatggtCCAAGAAAACCAGCATCGTCACATCTCAATTCTGAG gaaacagataACAGTGACAAGGAGGACATTATTGGACCAATGCCTGCAAAAGGACCAGTTAACTACAATATATCAACAGAGTTTGAAAAAAGGgcccagagaatgaaagaaaaactgaCCAGAGGAGATgat GATTCCTCTAAACCAGTTACGAGAGAGTCGTGGATGACTGAGCTTCCTGCAGAAATGAAAGACTTTGGCCTTGGGCCTCGGACTTTCAAGAGGAGAGCTGAGGACAAATCAGGGGACCGATCCGTGTGGACGGACACTCCAGCTGACCGAGAAAGGAAAGCAAGG GAGACACAGGAAGCAAGGAAGTCATTCAGCAAGAAGGATGACAAAGAACGTGAGTTGTCAGGAAGGGATAAGAGATTGGCTGAGCAGGTGTCCTCATACAAT GAATCAAGAAGATCAGAATCTCTTATGGACATTCAtcacaaaaaattaaagaataaggcTGCTGAAGATAAAAACAGGTCCCAAGAGAGAACACCATTTGACCGTGATAAGGATCTCAAGGTTAATCGGTTTGATGAAGCCCAGAAAAAAGCCCTAATAAAGAAATCTAGAGAACTAAACAGCAGATTTTCACATGGCAAAGGCAGTATGTTTTTATAA